The Caldibacillus debilis DSM 16016 genome includes a window with the following:
- a CDS encoding AbrB family transcriptional regulator, which produces MKKKIFPFALSLVIALSGGILFSQLHIILPWLLGPMFAVLLAKAFLPSVFWPAALRNAGLICLGLQLGSTFTKEVLGGMIRHLPLMGFTSAAVIGFTVLAAHLLCKYANITLSSAAIGSFPGGLSQMVVLSEEIEDADEAVVTFMQTFRIIFVISAVPYLTTHFLISEHAGAAGGRGQDAAGAFTVFHGFLLFALAVLFIYAGKKIKMPIPYLLGPMLAGICLNAAELPNLVLPDPVLAASQVAIGAHLGRQMKISRNQFSASLVFITVLSNAALILFCFLLAFLFHALFGYPVGEIFLGVAPGGIAEMAITAMALKLDVSFVTSFHLFRIFVILFIATPLTVKLLKRKNEGAKNA; this is translated from the coding sequence GTGAAGAAGAAGATCTTTCCTTTTGCTTTGTCGCTTGTCATCGCCCTCTCCGGAGGAATTCTTTTTTCACAGCTGCATATCATTCTCCCTTGGCTGCTGGGGCCGATGTTTGCCGTCCTTCTGGCCAAAGCTTTCCTCCCGTCCGTCTTTTGGCCTGCCGCGTTAAGGAACGCCGGTCTGATTTGCCTGGGCCTTCAGCTGGGAAGCACGTTTACGAAAGAGGTCCTCGGCGGCATGATCCGGCATTTGCCCCTTATGGGGTTTACGTCGGCGGCGGTCATCGGCTTCACGGTGCTGGCCGCCCATTTGCTCTGCAAATATGCAAACATCACCCTTTCTTCTGCCGCGATCGGCAGCTTCCCGGGCGGCCTTTCCCAGATGGTCGTCTTAAGCGAGGAGATCGAAGATGCGGATGAAGCGGTCGTCACCTTCATGCAAACCTTTCGGATCATTTTTGTCATATCCGCCGTCCCCTATTTGACGACCCATTTCTTGATCTCGGAACATGCCGGCGCAGCGGGAGGCCGTGGGCAGGATGCCGCCGGGGCATTTACCGTTTTTCACGGGTTCCTGCTGTTCGCCCTTGCCGTTCTCTTTATATATGCCGGGAAAAAAATAAAAATGCCGATCCCTTATTTGTTGGGGCCGATGCTGGCGGGCATTTGCCTGAACGCGGCAGAACTGCCGAACCTTGTCCTTCCCGATCCCGTCCTGGCCGCCTCCCAAGTGGCGATCGGCGCCCATTTGGGCCGGCAAATGAAAATCAGCCGAAACCAATTCAGCGCGAGCCTCGTTTTCATTACCGTTTTATCAAACGCCGCGTTGATCCTGTTCTGTTTTTTGCTCGCTTTCCTGTTCCACGCCCTTTTCGGCTATCCGGTGGGGGAAATTTTCCTCGGCGTCGCCCCGGGAGGAATCGCGGAAATGGCAATTACGGCGATGGCCCTCAAACTGGATGTGTCATTCGTAACGAGCTTTCACCTGTTCCGCATTTTCGTCATCCTATTCATCGCCACTCCCCTTACCGTGAAACTTTTAAAACGGAAAAACGAAGGGGCCAAAAACGCTTAA
- a CDS encoding penicillin-binding transpeptidase domain-containing protein, producing MKRKRGFPFIFFVIIAGAVILLSGCKDKPTPEERLERFTKLWSEQKFGDMYEMLSESSRKSIFKEDFVERYKKIYKDLEVKDLQVKPVKVEEKDGKKEEKSVKLPFSVKMDTLAGEISFEHEASLVKEKRDDKEDWYIQWNTTYIFPNLQEGDKVRITTSKGERGEIFDRNGLPLAVNGSAFEIGLVPEQMQGNEAKIKGELAELLDVSVEKIDQALNASWVQPHFFVPIKKVARTETALIDKAKEIQGVSVREVSEREYPYGEAAAHLIGYIGEITAEELEKNKEKGYSAGDRIGKRGLEELFEDRLRGKNGAKIYIEKTDGSDVVLAEKAPEKGESITLTIDAELQKKIYEKMKGRKGSAAAIHPKTGEILALVSTPAFDPNAFVLGISSEKLKQLQEDKNTPLINRFASAYAPGSTIKPVVAAIGLETGTIDPKKKKKISGKTWRPDDPSWGNYSVTRVSTRLSEVDLKDALITSDNIYFAMSALEMGPDQLADGLKKFGFGEELKFGYPVQDSQISNSGTLKKGPQLADTGYGQGEMLMSILHLAAVYTPFINDGNMILPVIEQAKANTVWKEKVISKETADAVADMMKEVVASPYGTARGAYMKDLVLAGKTGTAELKAKKDEKGQENGFFVAYPAENPDLLIAMMIENVEKDGGSSYVVNKVAEIFKERQ from the coding sequence ATGAAGCGGAAGAGAGGTTTTCCCTTTATTTTCTTCGTGATCATCGCGGGAGCCGTCATTCTCCTTTCCGGTTGCAAAGACAAACCGACTCCCGAAGAAAGATTGGAAAGATTCACAAAGCTTTGGTCCGAACAAAAATTTGGGGATATGTATGAGATGCTTTCCGAATCCAGCAGGAAAAGCATCTTTAAGGAAGATTTTGTGGAAAGGTATAAAAAGATTTATAAAGATCTCGAAGTGAAAGATTTGCAAGTGAAGCCCGTGAAAGTGGAAGAAAAGGATGGGAAAAAGGAAGAAAAATCGGTCAAACTTCCCTTTTCCGTAAAAATGGACACATTGGCCGGAGAGATTTCCTTCGAACATGAGGCCTCCCTCGTGAAAGAGAAACGGGATGACAAGGAAGACTGGTATATCCAATGGAATACCACGTATATTTTCCCGAATTTGCAGGAAGGGGACAAGGTGCGCATCACCACATCCAAAGGGGAGCGGGGGGAAATCTTCGACCGGAACGGTTTGCCCCTTGCCGTCAACGGCAGCGCCTTTGAAATCGGGCTCGTGCCCGAACAAATGCAAGGGAATGAGGCAAAGATCAAAGGAGAGCTTGCGGAACTGCTGGATGTCTCCGTGGAGAAAATCGACCAGGCGTTAAACGCTTCCTGGGTTCAACCCCATTTTTTCGTCCCGATCAAAAAAGTGGCGCGAACCGAAACGGCGCTCATCGATAAGGCAAAGGAAATCCAGGGGGTTTCCGTCCGGGAGGTCAGCGAAAGGGAATATCCTTACGGGGAAGCGGCCGCTCACTTGATCGGCTACATCGGCGAAATCACCGCGGAAGAATTGGAAAAAAATAAGGAAAAGGGTTATTCCGCGGGGGACCGGATCGGAAAACGGGGGTTGGAGGAACTCTTCGAAGACCGGTTGAGGGGGAAGAACGGAGCAAAAATTTACATTGAAAAAACCGACGGCTCGGATGTGGTTCTGGCGGAAAAAGCGCCGGAAAAAGGCGAGTCGATTACGTTGACGATCGATGCGGAACTCCAGAAAAAGATTTATGAAAAAATGAAGGGAAGGAAGGGGTCTGCCGCCGCGATCCATCCGAAAACCGGGGAAATTTTGGCGCTGGTGAGCACCCCCGCCTTCGATCCCAATGCGTTTGTGTTGGGCATTTCTTCGGAAAAATTGAAACAATTGCAGGAAGATAAAAATACGCCGCTGATCAACCGGTTCGCTTCGGCCTATGCGCCCGGCTCCACGATCAAGCCCGTAGTGGCGGCCATCGGCTTGGAGACGGGAACCATCGATCCAAAGAAGAAAAAGAAGATCTCCGGGAAGACTTGGCGCCCCGATGATCCTTCCTGGGGAAATTATTCCGTTACCCGGGTCAGCACCCGTTTGAGCGAAGTGGATTTGAAGGATGCCCTGATTACTTCGGATAATATTTATTTCGCCATGTCCGCCCTTGAGATGGGCCCGGATCAGCTGGCGGACGGCTTGAAAAAATTCGGGTTCGGGGAAGAGTTGAAATTCGGCTATCCGGTACAAGATTCGCAAATTTCGAACAGCGGAACATTGAAAAAGGGTCCGCAGCTGGCCGATACGGGTTACGGCCAGGGGGAAATGCTGATGAGCATCCTGCATCTGGCCGCGGTCTATACGCCGTTCATCAACGACGGGAACATGATCCTGCCCGTCATTGAACAGGCGAAAGCGAATACCGTTTGGAAAGAAAAGGTGATTTCAAAGGAAACGGCCGACGCCGTTGCCGATATGATGAAGGAAGTGGTGGCGAGCCCGTATGGGACCGCCCGCGGGGCGTATATGAAAGATTTGGTCCTGGCCGGGAAAACGGGAACGGCCGAGCTGAAGGCGAAAAAAGATGAAAAAGGGCAGGAGAACGGCTTCTTCGTCGCCTATCCTGCGGAAAATCCCGATCTGTTGATCGCCATGATGATTGAAAACGTGGAAAAGGACGGCGGCAGCAGTTACGTGGTCAACAAAGTGGCGGAGATTTTCAAGGAAAGGCAATGA